AGGGGAGTGCAGAAAAGGCACCTGTTTGCTGCTTTTGTGTTCAGGCTAAAGCTAAATGTTTCTCTTTAGTGACATCTAGTGGTGCCTTGGTGTCAATGGTGTATGTTGAAGTGGGTAACGTTCCATTTGGCCATAATTGGTGCTTTgcagccatcttgtggcatctatgGATAGTTACAGATAATTCAAGTCAGGGGCCAGCACAGTGTTTTGGTTCCTCCAGTTTTGTCATGCGTTGAGTGACTCTTTCTCTAGTTCTCGAGTTCTTTGTTGGCTTTACCTTGTCGCCGATGAGTCTGGTTTGCTCACGTGTAGATGTCCTCTTTCTCTTCCTCCGTTCCCGGCGGGTCAGGGTGCAGACATGCCGTTCGGTAACACGCACAACGAGATGAAGCTGCGCAACACGTCGGCGCAGGAGTTCCCGGACCTGAGCCAGCACAACAACCACATGGCCAAGGTGCTGACACCCGACATGTACGACAAACTGCGGGCCAGGAAGACGCCCAGTGGCTTCAcgcttgatgacgtcatccAGACTGGCGTCGACAACCCTGGTGAGGTTTTACCTTTTGACTTGGATGGTGGGTAGCTATGCCGGTGACGCTTATCCTATCAGATTTGTCGTGCGCCCAGGCCATCCGTTCATCATGACTGTGGGCTGCGTGGCGGGCGACGAGGACACCTACGAGGTGTTCAAGGAGCTCCTGGACCCAGTCATCAAGGACCGCCACGGAGGCTACAAACCTTCCGACAAGCACAAGACTGACCTCAACGCCAACCACCTCCAGGTAAGTTGCGCCAAATGCTCACTTCTCCACATAATGGTGCTGCGCTTGCATGGTTTCACctggtcgttttttttttttagggtggcGACGACTTGGACCCCAACTACGTGCTGAGCTCTCGGGTGCGAACGGGCCGTAGCATCCGTGGATTCTGCCTGCCGCCGCACTGCAGCCGCGGTGAACGCCGAGTAGTAGAGCAGCTCTCCATCCAAGGTAAAAGGAATGCTGCTGGTGCTGGGCAACCTCTAGCGGCAGCAGGCGGAACAACACTACTCCTGATTTTGCCAACGAGCCTTTAAAAATTCAGTGGAGTCCACAGTCAGCAGAAACTTTACAACCTTCACTTGGGGCCACTTAAAAAGTCTTGAGGGGTGGAAAATTTtagattccccccccccaaaattgcCATAAATGCTGTGGTAACAAAAAGTTCACTTTGCAGTTCTGGCGTCGCTGAGTGGTGAACTGACGGGGAAGTACTACGCTCTGAAGAACATGACTGACgccgagcagcagcagctgattGACGACCACTTCCTCTTCGACAAGCCCGTCTCACCGCTGCTGCTGGCGTCCGGGATGGCCCGTGACTGGCCTGACGCCAGGGGCATCTGGTGAGGACCCACCCCCACACCCAGTCCTCACGCCTCCCTCACCCAAGTGACCTTGTGTGAATATTGCGTCAAAGGCACAATAACAACAAGACCTTCCTGGTGTGGGTGAATGAGGAGGACCACCTGCGGGTCATCTCCATGCAGAAGGGGGGCAACATGAAGGAGGTCTTCCAGCGGTTCTGCACCGGACTCACCGAGGTCAATGACATGACATTACAAAGACCTCGAAAAACACCGTGAGGTCAATAGCAAAACGTCTTTTTGAAAAGTAACACTGTGCCGCTTCGGCGGTTTTTGCATTGCAGATTGAGAGTTTGGTCAGGAACCGCGGCCACATCTTCATGTGGAACGAGCACCTGGGCTACATCCTGACGTGCCCGTCTAACTTGGGGACGGGCCTGCGCGCCGGCGTCCACGTCAAGCTGCCCAACATGAGCAAGCACGCAAAGTTCGAGGAGGTCCTCAAGCGCCTTCGTCTGCAGAAGCGAGGAACTGGTGGGTTGCCCTGAACTTGGatcaaaaacatgaaatttgctgacttaaaaaaaaatgtttgggcatcttctttttgtgtgcaggCGGCGTGGATACGGCGGCGGTCGGTGGCGTATTCGACATCTCCAACGCCGACCGTCTTGGTTTCTCGGAGGTGGAGCTGGTCCAGATGGTGGTGGATGGCGTGAAGCTGCTGGTGGACATGGAGAAGAGGCTGGAGAAAGGCCAGCCCATCGATGACCTCACGCCGACGCAAAAGTAGGAATACCTCGGCCGCGGCCGGGTGGAATTGTGACCcgctttcctttcctttgccCGTCCCAGAACGCATTCTACCCCCTTGTGTGTATTTCAAAGATGGATCTGCAATAAAATCTGTCCCCAAGAGAACTTGTCCTGCTTTTGTTAAAAGCACTCTAAGGACAAAAGCATTAGGACATTTTTATTCTACTCCCAGGTCGGAATCAAATAACTTGTCACTCAACAGTACTTGTTCAGATTGTATTTTGTAGACTTTTCCTCAAGTTCCACAATATATTAGCTTTTTGcttgtcccaatacttttgctcaaaaaataaattgtctgGGCCCACATTTGACTTAAGAGCATTTGCCCcagatttgttttgcttccagCAAGTATCCCAACACTTTGATTCATTTAATGAAATGACGGTCATGTGACCATCACAAACACCCCTCGCTGCCATCTCTACTCCTCCCCACCTTCCCAACCCCAAGacaaaaagagaacaaaaacagtatttgcAGTGTGAGATATTTACacggaaaacaagaaaaaagctACGTGGTGATTTTAATCTTATTCAGGAAgaggggaagaaaataaataagactaGAAATTCTCTTTTGTGTCCACATTGACAGCAGGACACAAATAAACTCAACTATGTCGCCCCCGTGTGGCCAGAACAAAGTATTAGTCAGCAGTTGAGCGATTattgcctaaaaaaaaaaggaaacaaaggtGGGTGATGTCGAATGGATACATACTTTGCTGGTCTTTTAGTTTCTTACAAAAGGAGGCGTTTGGAAAGTTGCTACATGGATGATTGTACAGCTCGAGGGGCGGCGGCAGTGGCTCCTCATAGCTTGAGCTCGTTGGCCACCTTAGAGGCAATGTTCTTGAAGGCCATGGACGAGCCGGTGATCCTCTTGAAGCGCACGCCGTTGAGCGAGAGGCGCGGCAGCTTGCACACCTCCATCTCCCACTGGACCAGGTTCTCGGCGTGCCCGTCACCGTGGACGCACAGTAACAGGAAGCTCTCCTGCTGCTCGTAGTCACAGTTGTTGGCATCCAGCACTTTGCGGATCTCCCGCATGATGTCGGCCGGCTCCATGGAGCTGGTGGTCCTCATGCTCCACGTGAAGCGCAGCGAGCGCGGCTTGCCATCCTTGCCCTCGCCCTTGGCCTCCCCGACGGGCACGTGGCGGCTGCGGACACACGCCACACTAAACGTCACACAATACACACATCAAGTAGGGGGGGTCTTGACATTCGTTGTGGCCACAAAACACTCACCAAATTCAAATGTTAAATATATGGGCACAATATGTTAACTCAAAATGGCAAAGTTTGGTCCCAAAATTCTAGTTAGTTGCTAAATACACATTTATGACCACAAATACAAATTTATGATgagaaaatataaattatgGTCACAATAAGTAAATGTCTGattacaaaatattaaattgtgtCCAAGAGTAATTTGTGGCCACAAAATTTAAGTTTGCAGTCGCAAATTGGTAATTTTCCTGGTTGGCCAAGcagattgttttgcttttttgtatcataaaaataatgaaagcaaatgaaaCATCTGGAAGAATTCATCAACTTGAACATGCTGCAGCAGGCATCAAGGGGGGGGTGGTTGTTTGTTCGACACAGCAACATGCAGAAAGAGCAAAGACacggcaaaacaaaacaagcacaacGGCGATGACGGCATGCAGCCAACAAGACAAACCGGACGAGAATATCTTGACAAAATGTGTCGAAGAGGGAGCGCTATGGATGCCGTGGCCCCTTTCCCACCGACTCTGCCCAAAATTGGCACGTCAGGGAGGCAACGTTGATTCGATCGAAAACGAGGCGTTGCGACGCGAATTTGCCAATAGGACATTTTTACAATCGATGACTGAC
Above is a genomic segment from Syngnathus acus chromosome 22, fSynAcu1.2, whole genome shotgun sequence containing:
- the ckba gene encoding creatine kinase, brain a, producing the protein MPFGNTHNEMKLRNTSAQEFPDLSQHNNHMAKVLTPDMYDKLRARKTPSGFTLDDVIQTGVDNPGHPFIMTVGCVAGDEDTYEVFKELLDPVIKDRHGGYKPSDKHKTDLNANHLQGGDDLDPNYVLSSRVRTGRSIRGFCLPPHCSRGERRVVEQLSIQVLASLSGELTGKYYALKNMTDAEQQQLIDDHFLFDKPVSPLLLASGMARDWPDARGIWHNNNKTFLVWVNEEDHLRVISMQKGGNMKEVFQRFCTGLTEIESLVRNRGHIFMWNEHLGYILTCPSNLGTGLRAGVHVKLPNMSKHAKFEEVLKRLRLQKRGTGGVDTAAVGGVFDISNADRLGFSEVELVQMVVDGVKLLVDMEKRLEKGQPIDDLTPTQK